In Lycium ferocissimum isolate CSIRO_LF1 chromosome 11, AGI_CSIRO_Lferr_CH_V1, whole genome shotgun sequence, a single genomic region encodes these proteins:
- the LOC132038173 gene encoding secreted RxLR effector protein 161-like: MSRVPYRSAVRSLMYAMVCTRPDICQPVGLVSKYQTDPGLTHWQEVKRIMRYLKGTANYALCYQGDKDLRLVGYSDANHGGDLDERKSTSGYVFLLRDGAISWSSKKQSWISLTTMDAEYMALASAAQEAVWLKKFLKHLFDIAENAEPVLVYCDSEAAISSTKDPKFHCKTKHIYIKYNYARDMVRRKVVNVKYVSTKDMLADPLTKPLSRDAFVRHTRSQRLCRF; this comes from the coding sequence atgagtCGAGTTCCTTATAGGAGTGCAGTCAGAAGTCTAATGTATGCTATGGTATGTACTAGACCTGATATCTGTCAACCAGTTGGCTTGGTAAGTAAATATCAAACCGACCCAGGTTTAACACATTGGCAAGAAGTAAAGAGAATCATGAGATATCTGAAGGGAACTGCTAATTATGCACTTTGTTACCAAGGCGACAAAGATCTGCGATTAGTTGGATACAGTGATGCTAATCATGGAGGAGATCTAGATGAGAGGAAGTCTACCTCAGGATATGTTTTCTTACTCAGGGATGGCGCCATATCATGGAGTAGTAAGAAACAATCATGGATATCACTAACTACAATGGACGCCGAATATATGGCTCTCGCATCAGCAGCACAAGAAGCTGTTTGGTTGAAAAAGTTCTTGAAACACTTGTTCGATATCGCAGAAAATGCTGAACCAGTATTAGTCTACTGTGACAGTGAGGCTGCAATTTCCTCTACCAAGGATCCTAAGTTTCATTGCAAaaccaaacacatatatatcaaatataactATGCGAGAGATATGGTTAGACGCAAGGTGGTGAACGTGAAGTATGTGTCTACAAAAGATATGTTAGCAGATCCATTGACCAAGCCTTTGTCTAGAGATGCATTTGTGAGACACACTAGGTCTCAACGCTTGTGTAGATTTTAA